The stretch of DNA TCGGGAGATTGAGTTGCCTATCAGCCAATTACCGGCGGAATTGCGACCTTTTTTTGCTGCAACTAATCGCTTGCCTGCCTGGGTTGACCCGGATAAAGTGGCCAAGGCCCAAGCCCTGTTCCGAGATCACGGCCCAAAATTCCTGGTTTTTTTGTACTATAAGTCATTGCCTATCTTGTATTTGTGTAAAAATGGCGCAGAGGTCTTGCTCCAAACAGGGCGATTGGCTCACCTCCAGGACGAAGCCATGAAGGTCTTTACCCGACGAATTGCGGAGACGGGGCAATTTATTGTGGATGTGATGAGTGAAGGCAATCTGGCGGAAGGAAAACAAGGGATTCAAAGTATCCAGAAAGTTCGGCTCATTCACGCCGCCATTCGCCACTTCATCCCTGCCGAACAATGGGATGCTGAGCTCCTCGGCCAACCAATCAACCAAGAGGACATGGCCATTACCCTGATGACCTTTAGCATCGCTATACTGGATGCCCTGGCGGGCTTTGGCATCCAGGAACCGGAGGACACCTTGGAAGCCTACCTGCACACCTGGACGGGGATCGGCTTTCTGCTTGGCATAGACCCGGACCTCCTGCCCGCCACGCTGGCCCAGGCCCGTCATTTACAGGAAAAAATCCTCCGACGCCAGGAAGGGGCTTCAGAGGCTGGCCAGCTACTCACCCAGGCGCTCCTCCAGTTTGCCCATGACACCCTCCCGCGCCGCCTCGACGCCACCCCCGAATTGCTCATTCAGCACCTGATCGGACGGGAACGGGCCCAACTACTTGGCGTTGCCCCGCCGTTTGGCTGCCTCTCCATTGCCCTCCCCGACGCCATTGCTACCCTGTTGAAACTAGGTGAAAAACTGGAAGACAAAATAGCCGGGGAGCCACTAGGCCAGTTTATCGACCATCTTTCCCGGAAGACCGTACTGGCTATGGTCAATTTCTTTAACGTATATAAAGGCAGTCATTTTTCCTTATCGGCGCAGTTGAAGGAGGCTTGGCTGGGGATTTAGGCTCCAAAGGCTATCGGTAAGTCTGTGTCAATAAGCCTATATCAGAAGAAGGAAAAGCACCTAGTATGGCTATCATTACAAATGCATAACAAAAAAATATTTGTCAAAACTTGACAATTATAAATTTGTTAAGTAGGTTTGTGTTTGACAAAAATAAATTTGCCAAAATAATTTTTTAATGAGAAATATTGTAGGACAAACCCCAAGAGGAGATGATTTTTATCCAAGAGCCGATTTAGTCAATAAAATTTATCGAAGACTTGAGGCTGGCAATCACCTTTTTCTTTCGGCCCCTAGACGTGCTGGAAAAACCTCCATTATGCGGTTTTTAGAAGATAACCCAAGAGCGGGATATGCTTTCATTTATGTTAATACAGAAGACATTGAAGAAGCAGAAGACTTTTTTAAATTAATCGCTGAAAAATTATTGGATAGCCAGGTTATTAAGAAAATAACCAAGGTAGTGGAGGACTCTAAAAGTGTTTTTGCACAATTTGCAGAACAGATCACTAAGATTAAAATAGGCAGTTTTGAACTGCAAAGAGAAGGCAGCGAAGAGGTATCCACTTATAGGAAAGAATTTGAGACACTAATGCAAAGGTTGAATACCAAGGCTTTTTCCATTATTATGCTGCTTGATGAATTTCCGGTCACATTGGAGAATATAAAAAATAAAAAAGGAGAATTTGAAGCGGTCAATTTTTTGCATATCAACAGGAGTATTCGTCAGCAAGCCAATAGCGGAATCCAGTTTGTGTATACAGGCTCGGTGGGTTTATCAGCGATTGCAGGAAAGATGAAGGCAACGGCAACCCTTAATGATTTAAATATTATCGAAATCCCGCCCTTTACAAAAGAAGAAGCCATTGCCTTTGCGACGGAGCTTTTAGATACTTACAAGGTAATATACGAAGCAGATGTCATTGATTATTTGTTGAATCGCCTGCAATGGCTAATGCCGTTTTTTATCCAATTGGTGATCCAGGTATTAATCGACGAGTTTGAATCCAATGGGCAGAAAGTGTCAAGGGCCACCGTAGATAAAGCCTTTACTAAATCCAGTACGCACCGAAGTAATTTATATTTTGAAAATTACTATACGCGCCTTGACAAATCCTTATCTCCCGATGAGGCTGCCTCAGCTAAAGAAATCCTGAAGCGGATTGCTAATGAAAATGAGCTGTCAGCCAAGGCGTTTAAAGATATTGATAAGGCTGCTAGTGTTTTAGAAATGTTGGAATTAGATGGCTATATCAATGCTAATCAAAATGCCTATCGCTTTAATTCCCCCATTCTAAGAGATTGGTGGAAGAAATACGCCAACTAAACAGTCTACATTTTAAATTCCTTTCCTATGTCAAAAATGCCCCTTGTTGCCAGTATTTACAATCCTCAAAACCAGAGCAAAGCGGAATT from Saprospiraceae bacterium encodes:
- a CDS encoding ATP-binding protein; its protein translation is MRNIVGQTPRGDDFYPRADLVNKIYRRLEAGNHLFLSAPRRAGKTSIMRFLEDNPRAGYAFIYVNTEDIEEAEDFFKLIAEKLLDSQVIKKITKVVEDSKSVFAQFAEQITKIKIGSFELQREGSEEVSTYRKEFETLMQRLNTKAFSIIMLLDEFPVTLENIKNKKGEFEAVNFLHINRSIRQQANSGIQFVYTGSVGLSAIAGKMKATATLNDLNIIEIPPFTKEEAIAFATELLDTYKVIYEADVIDYLLNRLQWLMPFFIQLVIQVLIDEFESNGQKVSRATVDKAFTKSSTHRSNLYFENYYTRLDKSLSPDEAASAKEILKRIANENELSAKAFKDIDKAASVLEMLELDGYINANQNAYRFNSPILRDWWKKYAN
- a CDS encoding oxygenase MpaB family protein — encoded protein: MAIPQDWSDELLDQKRQRTDALADEAMAQLVAQKGREEAQRIFNLLIREIELPISQLPAELRPFFAATNRLPAWVDPDKVAKAQALFRDHGPKFLVFLYYKSLPILYLCKNGAEVLLQTGRLAHLQDEAMKVFTRRIAETGQFIVDVMSEGNLAEGKQGIQSIQKVRLIHAAIRHFIPAEQWDAELLGQPINQEDMAITLMTFSIAILDALAGFGIQEPEDTLEAYLHTWTGIGFLLGIDPDLLPATLAQARHLQEKILRRQEGASEAGQLLTQALLQFAHDTLPRRLDATPELLIQHLIGRERAQLLGVAPPFGCLSIALPDAIATLLKLGEKLEDKIAGEPLGQFIDHLSRKTVLAMVNFFNVYKGSHFSLSAQLKEAWLGI